In a single window of the Pandoraea pulmonicola genome:
- the aspT gene encoding aspartate-alanine antiporter, whose protein sequence is MEFVHTILNHVPEVAIFLSLALGYALGAIRFGSFQLGGVGGSLLVAVIVSQLGISVDAGVKSIMFALFIYAVGYESGPQFFSSLSRKTLREIAMAVFLAASGLATVLVCAKLFGFDKGLAAGVAGGGLTQSAIIGTAGDAIARLGLSADEVKRLQSEVAIGYAVTYIFGSLGAIIVCASLVPKLMGRTLKDDAKKAELAMAGGRVVLGADQVDSLPALVGRVYRVTTGAGKRVADIETQLTDGVTIERLRRNGKIIIASDDLVLEAGDDVMLIGRREAATDAWRLLGDEQRPSRDLDIALRLQDVVFARKGGNGKTLGELKASVERDVKHGVYIAKITRMGQPVPVLDDTVAYHGDVVTLYGADSDVQRAAKEAGYPLAYSVKTDYVYMGIGIVVGLLIGYIVVKIGGIPLTLGSGGGALLAGLIFGWLRGKHPTFGAMPLAASSLLKELGLATFVTCVGLSAGAQAWQTLQQSGISIFVAGVIVTIVPLLLTYAFGRYVLRYDNVAILAGALSGSRSANPAFGEILDKAESNVPTVPFAITYAIANVLLTLLGPLVVSFT, encoded by the coding sequence GTGGAATTCGTGCATACCATTCTCAATCATGTCCCGGAGGTCGCGATCTTCCTGTCGCTCGCCCTCGGGTACGCGCTCGGGGCGATCAGGTTCGGCTCGTTCCAACTGGGCGGCGTCGGCGGCTCGCTGCTCGTAGCCGTGATCGTCTCGCAGCTCGGCATTTCCGTCGACGCCGGCGTGAAGAGCATCATGTTCGCGCTCTTCATCTACGCCGTGGGCTACGAGAGCGGCCCGCAGTTCTTCAGTTCGCTCTCGCGCAAGACGCTGCGCGAGATCGCGATGGCCGTATTCCTCGCGGCGTCGGGACTCGCCACGGTGCTCGTCTGCGCGAAGCTCTTCGGCTTCGATAAGGGGCTCGCGGCCGGCGTGGCCGGTGGGGGGCTCACGCAGTCGGCGATCATCGGCACGGCGGGCGACGCCATCGCCCGTCTCGGCCTGAGCGCCGACGAGGTCAAGCGGCTGCAGTCGGAGGTGGCCATCGGCTATGCCGTGACCTACATCTTCGGCAGCCTGGGCGCCATCATCGTGTGCGCGTCGCTCGTGCCGAAGCTCATGGGCCGCACGCTCAAGGACGACGCGAAGAAAGCCGAACTCGCGATGGCCGGCGGGCGCGTGGTGCTCGGCGCCGATCAGGTCGATTCGCTGCCCGCGCTGGTGGGCCGCGTCTATCGCGTGACGACGGGGGCAGGCAAGCGCGTCGCCGACATCGAGACGCAACTGACCGACGGCGTGACCATCGAGCGCCTGCGCCGCAACGGCAAGATCATCATCGCGTCCGACGACCTGGTGCTCGAAGCGGGCGACGACGTCATGCTCATCGGGCGCCGCGAAGCAGCCACCGACGCGTGGCGCCTGCTGGGCGACGAGCAGCGTCCGTCGCGCGATCTCGACATTGCGCTGCGTCTGCAGGATGTGGTGTTCGCCCGCAAGGGCGGCAACGGCAAGACGCTCGGCGAACTCAAGGCCAGCGTGGAGCGCGACGTGAAGCACGGCGTGTACATCGCGAAGATCACCCGCATGGGGCAACCCGTGCCCGTGCTCGACGATACCGTGGCGTATCACGGCGACGTCGTCACGCTGTACGGCGCCGACAGCGACGTGCAGCGCGCCGCGAAGGAAGCGGGCTACCCGCTCGCGTACTCGGTCAAGACCGATTACGTCTACATGGGCATCGGCATCGTCGTGGGGCTGCTCATCGGCTACATCGTGGTCAAGATCGGTGGCATTCCGCTCACGCTCGGCAGCGGCGGCGGCGCGCTGCTCGCCGGCCTGATCTTCGGCTGGTTGCGCGGCAAGCATCCGACCTTCGGCGCCATGCCGCTTGCGGCCAGCTCGCTGCTCAAGGAGCTCGGACTCGCCACTTTCGTGACCTGCGTGGGACTCTCGGCGGGCGCGCAGGCATGGCAGACGCTGCAGCAGAGCGGGATTTCGATCTTCGTCGCCGGCGTGATCGTGACCATCGTCCCGTTGCTGCTCACGTATGCGTTCGGACGTTATGTACTGCGCTACGACAACGTGGCCATCCTGGCCGGGGCGCTGTCCGGTTCGCGCAGCGCCAACCCCGCTTTCGGAGAAATTCTCGACAAGGCGGAGAGCAACGTGCCGACGGTGCCGTTCGCGATCACCTACGCCATCGCCAACGTGCTGCTCACGCTGCTCGGCCCACTGGTCGTCTCGTTCACGTAG